From [Clostridium] symbiosum, a single genomic window includes:
- the citF gene encoding citrate lyase subunit alpha, which translates to MINRVGREIPDEILERYGKEGYQGPGYRDGAGYKKAAPAVRSNMQGGKKLLPSLEDALRKCGIRDGMVLSFHHHFRDGDYVVNMVMETVAAMGIKDLTICASSLGAAHDPVAKLIEDGVVTGIQSSGVRGKIGEAISGGKLKTPAIIRSHGGRVRAIEEGDVHIDIAFIGASTSDEYGNARGVGGKSNCGVLSYSMADAKYADRVVVVTDCLVGFPNLPASISQVDVDYVVQVEEIGNPDKIVSNVVRMTSDVRELKMAEYCAKVIAAAPFFKDGFSFQTGGGGAALAVNRMLKPYLEEKNIKMGFAIGGITQPMCELLKEGFVRTIVDAQCFDAASVESVEQDPGHFEISTSEYANPMNKGAYVNRLDYVVLGALEIDTDFNVNVVTGSDGIVRGAPGGHPDTAAGSNCSIIVAPLLRSRIPTVCDRVVTVTTPGEVIDVLVTDYGIAVNPRRQDLLSAFRETGLPIKTIGELRDIAYSIVGKPEELEFEERVVGIVESRDGTILDVIRQTKQEG; encoded by the coding sequence ATGATCAATCGAGTGGGGAGAGAAATCCCGGATGAAATATTAGAGCGGTATGGTAAAGAGGGGTATCAGGGCCCCGGTTACCGCGACGGGGCAGGATATAAAAAAGCGGCTCCGGCGGTCAGAAGCAATATGCAGGGAGGAAAGAAGCTTCTGCCCTCCCTCGAGGATGCCCTTAGAAAATGCGGCATCAGGGACGGCATGGTTCTTTCTTTCCATCATCATTTCCGTGATGGAGATTATGTTGTTAACATGGTGATGGAGACCGTGGCGGCTATGGGAATAAAGGATTTAACCATCTGCGCCAGTTCCCTGGGGGCGGCTCACGACCCGGTTGCAAAGCTGATTGAGGACGGCGTGGTAACCGGCATCCAGTCCTCCGGAGTGCGGGGAAAAATTGGGGAGGCCATCTCGGGAGGCAAACTGAAAACCCCGGCCATTATCCGTTCCCATGGAGGAAGGGTGAGGGCAATTGAAGAAGGGGACGTACATATCGATATTGCGTTTATCGGCGCCTCCACCAGTGATGAGTACGGAAATGCCAGGGGAGTGGGCGGCAAAAGCAACTGCGGCGTCCTGTCTTACTCCATGGCGGATGCAAAGTACGCGGACCGGGTGGTGGTCGTCACGGACTGTCTTGTGGGCTTTCCCAACCTTCCTGCCAGCATTTCGCAGGTGGATGTGGATTACGTGGTGCAGGTGGAGGAGATCGGAAACCCGGATAAGATTGTCAGCAATGTGGTGCGGATGACGAGCGACGTCAGGGAACTGAAAATGGCGGAATACTGTGCGAAAGTCATCGCGGCCGCCCCGTTTTTCAAGGACGGTTTTTCGTTTCAGACCGGAGGAGGAGGAGCGGCGCTCGCGGTAAACAGGATGCTCAAACCCTATCTGGAAGAAAAAAATATCAAAATGGGTTTTGCCATCGGCGGAATCACGCAGCCCATGTGCGAACTGCTGAAAGAGGGATTTGTACGGACCATTGTGGACGCCCAGTGTTTTGACGCCGCCTCGGTCGAGTCCGTGGAACAGGATCCGGGCCATTTTGAGATTTCCACATCCGAGTATGCCAATCCGATGAATAAAGGGGCCTACGTAAACAGGCTGGACTATGTGGTGCTGGGAGCGCTGGAAATCGACACCGATTTCAATGTCAATGTGGTGACGGGTTCCGACGGGATTGTCAGGGGGGCGCCGGGCGGCCATCCCGATACGGCGGCCGGCTCCAACTGTTCGATTATTGTCGCCCCCCTTCTGCGCAGCCGCATCCCGACCGTCTGTGACCGGGTGGTAACGGTGACGACTCCGGGGGAGGTGATAGATGTGCTTGTGACGGATTACGGCATTGCCGTTAACCCCCGCAGACAGGATTTACTGAGCGCGTTCAGAGAGACGGGGCTGCCCATAAAAACAATCGGGGAGCTTCGGGATATCGCCTACTCGATTGTCGGAAAGCCGGAGGAACTGGAATTCGAGGAGCGGGTGGTAGGAATTGTGGAGAGCCGCGACGGAACGATCCTGGATGTAATCAGGCAGACGAAACAAGAAGGATAA
- a CDS encoding LysR family transcriptional regulator has protein sequence MEFRELTNILTIAEEGSLSKAAEKLFVSQSSLSQFLKSYEASIGCSLFVRTSTGMRPTEAGERVLEAAHQIVAIGNNLQNELWDIANLSTGKVALGLTPFRGSFVLPDILPAFYARYPQITIHTVEANTQTLEDHLLRGIIDVALLTYPLINKKLPTEDAYEEEVYLAVNRDSHVLELAKYDAETGRTYVEFEDVMHEPFILLSKGQRLFTLAESQFDKYGCKPHVIQKTQNPETSIRLAEQGLGLAFMAGSYIHPIYNGSYKLSYLSIGREGLHRKLVFAFPPNTYRSKATMAFVEMASRLLAPGGKFS, from the coding sequence ATGGAATTCCGGGAATTAACCAACATTTTAACTATCGCCGAGGAGGGCAGCCTGTCGAAAGCCGCCGAAAAGCTTTTTGTAAGCCAGTCCTCATTAAGCCAGTTTCTCAAAAGCTATGAAGCCTCCATTGGCTGCTCCCTCTTTGTCCGCACTTCCACCGGGATGCGCCCCACCGAAGCCGGTGAACGCGTCCTGGAAGCCGCCCATCAGATTGTTGCCATCGGCAACAATTTACAGAATGAACTCTGGGACATCGCCAACCTTTCCACCGGCAAGGTGGCCCTCGGCCTTACGCCGTTCCGCGGTTCCTTTGTGCTGCCCGATATCCTTCCGGCCTTTTACGCCAGGTATCCGCAGATTACGATCCATACGGTGGAAGCCAACACCCAGACACTGGAAGATCATCTTCTGCGCGGCATTATCGATGTCGCCCTGCTGACCTATCCTCTCATCAACAAGAAGCTGCCCACCGAGGACGCCTATGAGGAGGAGGTATATCTGGCTGTTAACCGGGATTCCCACGTCCTGGAACTGGCGAAATACGACGCAGAGACGGGGCGCACCTATGTGGAGTTTGAGGATGTGATGCATGAGCCGTTCATTCTTCTCTCAAAGGGCCAGCGGCTTTTCACCCTGGCGGAAAGCCAGTTTGACAAATACGGCTGTAAACCCCATGTCATCCAGAAGACCCAGAATCCTGAAACCAGCATCCGCCTGGCCGAACAGGGTCTTGGCCTGGCATTCATGGCAGGTTCCTATATCCACCCCATTTACAACGGCAGTTATAAGCTCTCCTATCTGTCCATCGGCAGGGAGGGGCTTCACCGCAAGCTGGTCTTTGCGTTCCCGCCCAACACCTACCGCTCCAAAGCAACAATGGCTTTCGTGGAGATGGCTTCCAGGCTGCTGGCTCCCGGAGGCAAGTTTTCCTAG
- a CDS encoding tripartite tricarboxylate transporter permease: protein MQHFIEGFSVIFQMQYLLYMFGGVAIGLVLGCLPGLTGSMGIALMLPFTYKMPPLTALVFLLSIYTGGLFGGAVTAVMINTPGSTANMVTMLDGYPMNQSGEGGKALGIALMSSVIGGLIGCIFLLFATKPLATLSLKFGPAEMFMVAIFGLSCVGSLAKNTLKSVYAGLFGILLGTIGMSSLGTIRGTYGNMFLMDGIPMVPALIGFLAMPEIINLAGKKMMTDGNGNHSTGFRAVISGFKEVLKRPVQAVLCSLLGVIIGIMPAAGAAVAGMMGYNQSKQWCKRGDQFGTGIPEGVIACETANNASEGGALATLFVLGIPGSASTAMMLGALVLQGWNPGPKLFIDHEDVIYMAFSSLFIQQFVMLILGLVLCAFAAYIVKVPTKYLVPCILVLTLLGAFSNRNTLFDAGLMLLFGVIGWAMKKAEFPIMPLILGLLLGKTADNELLRTIESYDSFWEIFTRPIVLVLAVASIACVFGPMLAKKRKTRAARL, encoded by the coding sequence ATGCAACATTTCATAGAAGGATTTTCGGTTATTTTTCAAATGCAGTACCTCCTCTATATGTTCGGAGGAGTGGCGATCGGACTGGTGCTCGGCTGCCTTCCGGGTCTGACGGGAAGTATGGGGATTGCGCTGATGCTGCCCTTTACTTACAAGATGCCGCCGCTGACCGCCCTTGTTTTCCTGCTTTCCATCTACACGGGAGGATTATTTGGCGGGGCGGTTACGGCCGTTATGATTAACACGCCGGGTTCGACGGCCAATATGGTAACCATGCTGGACGGTTATCCGATGAATCAGAGTGGAGAGGGGGGAAAAGCGCTGGGAATTGCCCTGATGAGCTCCGTCATCGGCGGCCTGATTGGCTGCATCTTCCTGCTGTTTGCCACAAAACCCCTGGCTACGCTGTCCCTGAAATTCGGACCGGCGGAGATGTTTATGGTGGCGATTTTCGGTTTGAGCTGTGTGGGCAGCCTTGCAAAAAATACGCTGAAGAGCGTGTACGCGGGTCTGTTTGGGATTCTTCTCGGCACAATCGGGATGAGTTCCCTTGGAACGATAAGGGGAACCTACGGCAATATGTTCCTGATGGACGGCATTCCGATGGTTCCGGCCCTGATTGGTTTTCTGGCAATGCCGGAGATTATTAATCTGGCGGGAAAAAAGATGATGACGGACGGGAACGGAAACCATTCCACCGGATTCAGGGCGGTTATCTCGGGCTTTAAAGAGGTGCTGAAACGTCCCGTGCAGGCGGTGCTCTGCTCCCTTCTCGGCGTGATTATCGGAATCATGCCGGCGGCAGGAGCGGCCGTGGCCGGTATGATGGGATACAACCAGTCGAAGCAGTGGTGCAAACGGGGCGATCAGTTCGGAACGGGAATCCCGGAAGGCGTAATCGCCTGTGAGACGGCCAACAACGCATCCGAGGGCGGAGCCCTTGCAACTCTGTTTGTGCTCGGTATTCCCGGCTCGGCCTCCACTGCGATGATGCTCGGGGCGCTGGTGCTTCAGGGATGGAACCCGGGCCCGAAACTTTTTATCGACCATGAGGATGTCATCTATATGGCGTTTTCTTCCCTGTTTATCCAGCAGTTCGTCATGCTGATTCTGGGACTGGTGCTTTGTGCCTTTGCCGCATACATTGTAAAGGTGCCGACAAAATATCTGGTTCCCTGCATTCTGGTGCTGACGCTTCTGGGCGCGTTTTCCAACAGAAATACCCTGTTTGACGCCGGGCTGATGCTGCTGTTCGGGGTAATTGGCTGGGCAATGAAAAAAGCAGAATTTCCCATTATGCCTCTGATACTGGGACTTCTGCTTGGTAAGACCGCTGACAATGAGCTGCTTCGGACCATTGAATCCTACGACAGCTTCTGGGAGATATTTACAAGGCCGATCGTACTGGTACTGGCGGTAGCCAGCATTGCCTGTGTATTCGGGCCCATGCTTGCGAAAAAAAGAAAAACACGGGCGGCGCGGCTCTAG
- a CDS encoding tripartite tricarboxylate transporter TctB family protein, whose protein sequence is MGSLIKRLAIPAIVLLWSATYFIEVAGYSKKNQYLIKPVFIVMVILFVVNTFTDIREWKREREENKGALQISQEEKQVLFKSFLVVVSMAVYVIVMPHLGFIITTAVLLAVLLLIMQVKKPLPYILLPLIVTGILYAVFKLGLHIPLPAGFLGF, encoded by the coding sequence ATGGGTTCGCTTATAAAAAGACTGGCCATTCCTGCCATTGTATTACTCTGGTCGGCAACCTATTTTATCGAGGTTGCGGGATACAGCAAAAAGAACCAGTACCTGATTAAACCGGTTTTTATCGTGATGGTGATTCTGTTTGTGGTAAATACGTTCACCGATATCAGGGAGTGGAAGAGGGAGCGGGAAGAAAATAAAGGGGCACTGCAGATATCACAGGAGGAGAAACAGGTCCTGTTCAAATCATTCCTCGTGGTGGTGTCCATGGCGGTTTACGTGATCGTCATGCCTCATCTGGGATTTATCATTACCACCGCGGTTCTGCTGGCGGTTCTGTTACTGATTATGCAGGTCAAAAAGCCGCTGCCTTACATTTTACTGCCGCTCATCGTCACCGGGATTTTATATGCGGTATTTAAGCTTGGGCTGCATATTCCGCTGCCGGCTGGATTTCTGGGATTTTAG
- a CDS encoding tripartite tricarboxylate transporter substrate binding protein codes for MKKRVMALTMAAMMAVTATGCSSGGAKGTDTGSKAEEKEAAAPAEEKGKAEEGESTWPQGETLTIVVPFKAGGSADLMVRGILPYWEETAGCTFVVENREGASTMVGSVYYQTLPADGTNIYCGTQTYLSGNQVLQGATYDISDFDLINMQQIDPTTITVLDTSPYNTIEDLVKAIQDNPGKIKVGLTAGGAGSILLGILTEAFNLDYKTIYYDSGNDFRTALMGGHVDFITGSANGDLGLGDQAKVLAVCGSDRNAIWPDTPSFDEVYPDLKIPGSLGSCRLFAVQKGVKENYPDRYQTLVDTYKEAFENPEYQKFLESSGELAVSAFRGPEESNKLNLQLHELVVQYQDWLKEE; via the coding sequence ATGAAAAAAAGAGTGATGGCACTGACAATGGCGGCAATGATGGCGGTTACGGCTACGGGCTGCAGTTCGGGCGGGGCAAAGGGAACGGATACCGGTTCAAAAGCCGAAGAGAAGGAAGCGGCGGCCCCGGCGGAGGAAAAAGGCAAGGCGGAAGAGGGGGAGAGCACCTGGCCCCAGGGAGAGACACTGACGATCGTCGTTCCGTTTAAGGCGGGAGGAAGCGCCGATTTGATGGTAAGGGGAATTCTTCCTTACTGGGAGGAGACGGCGGGATGCACCTTTGTCGTTGAGAACCGGGAGGGTGCGTCCACCATGGTCGGCTCGGTATACTACCAGACGCTTCCGGCGGACGGCACGAATATCTACTGCGGAACCCAGACGTACCTGAGCGGCAATCAGGTTTTACAGGGGGCTACCTACGATATTTCGGATTTTGACCTGATTAATATGCAGCAGATCGATCCGACTACGATTACGGTGCTCGACACCTCACCTTATAATACGATCGAAGATCTGGTCAAGGCGATTCAGGATAACCCGGGGAAAATTAAAGTGGGCCTCACGGCGGGCGGAGCCGGTTCCATTCTGCTCGGCATCCTGACCGAGGCGTTCAACCTGGATTACAAGACAATATATTACGACAGCGGCAATGATTTCCGTACGGCTTTAATGGGCGGCCATGTGGACTTCATCACGGGTTCCGCCAACGGCGATTTGGGACTGGGCGATCAGGCAAAAGTGCTTGCCGTCTGCGGTTCCGACAGAAACGCCATCTGGCCCGACACCCCAAGCTTTGACGAAGTGTATCCGGATCTGAAAATCCCCGGTTCCCTTGGTTCCTGCCGTCTCTTTGCAGTCCAGAAGGGCGTTAAGGAAAATTACCCGGATCGTTACCAGACACTGGTAGATACCTATAAAGAGGCGTTCGAGAATCCGGAATACCAGAAGTTCTTGGAGTCCAGCGGTGAGCTTGCCGTATCGGCATTCCGGGGACCGGAAGAGAGCAATAAACTGAATCTTCAGCTTCATGAACTCGTCGTACAGTACCAGGACTGGCTGAAAGAGGAATAA
- the citD gene encoding citrate lyase acyl carrier protein: MEILNTAIAGTLESSDVQVMVEPAAGGIELELESSVINQYGKQIRAVIMETLERLEVKNAKLRVIDKGALDCTLKARVECAVFRSNHMTEQLPWGGAIR, translated from the coding sequence ATGGAAATTTTAAATACTGCCATAGCCGGTACCCTGGAATCCAGCGATGTCCAGGTGATGGTGGAACCGGCTGCCGGGGGGATTGAACTTGAGCTTGAAAGCAGCGTTATCAACCAGTACGGAAAACAGATCCGGGCGGTTATCATGGAAACGCTGGAACGGCTGGAAGTGAAAAATGCAAAGCTGCGCGTGATCGACAAGGGCGCGCTGGACTGTACGTTAAAGGCCCGGGTGGAGTGCGCCGTTTTCCGCTCCAACCATATGACGGAACAGCTGCCGTGGGGAGGTGCGATTCGATGA
- a CDS encoding aldolase/citrate lyase family protein produces the protein MNENKNRLRRTMMFLNCQKPGLIRDPYIYGADSIILDLEDAVAANQKDSARYSLYHALKEINYRGVERVVRINGLDTPYWKEDIRVCVAGGADAIRIAKTETAEDVKAVEAAVLSAEQEFGRPVGSTLLMAALESAKGVLNALEICGSSERLFGIALSGGDFTKDIQTTITGTGVELAGARQHMILAARAAKIQCFDTVYTNLDDMEGFRKDVEMIHMMGFDGKSIINPKQIAVVHEIFTPSEKEIIYAEKLIRAIDEQKEQGIGVFTVDGKMVDIAFYDGAVRTLNLARAAGLSVNL, from the coding sequence ATGAATGAGAATAAAAACAGGCTCAGAAGAACCATGATGTTCCTGAACTGCCAGAAACCGGGTCTGATCCGGGATCCTTATATCTACGGCGCGGACTCCATTATTCTCGATCTGGAGGATGCGGTTGCGGCAAACCAGAAGGATTCGGCCAGATACTCCCTTTATCACGCCTTAAAGGAAATCAATTACCGGGGAGTGGAGCGCGTCGTGCGCATCAACGGGCTGGACACGCCTTACTGGAAGGAAGATATCCGTGTCTGCGTTGCCGGCGGCGCCGACGCCATCCGGATCGCCAAGACGGAAACGGCGGAGGACGTAAAGGCCGTGGAAGCCGCTGTCCTCTCCGCCGAGCAGGAATTTGGCAGACCGGTGGGCAGCACGCTTCTCATGGCCGCGCTGGAATCCGCAAAAGGCGTTTTAAATGCGCTCGAGATCTGCGGTTCCTCCGAGCGGCTGTTCGGCATCGCCCTCAGCGGAGGAGACTTCACGAAGGATATCCAGACCACCATTACGGGAACCGGAGTGGAGCTGGCCGGAGCCAGACAGCACATGATCCTGGCTGCCAGGGCCGCCAAAATCCAGTGTTTTGACACGGTCTACACGAACCTGGATGATATGGAGGGATTCCGGAAAGATGTGGAAATGATTCACATGATGGGCTTCGACGGAAAATCCATTATCAACCCGAAGCAGATTGCCGTGGTGCATGAAATCTTCACTCCCTCGGAAAAAGAAATTATTTATGCGGAAAAGCTGATACGCGCAATCGATGAGCAGAAAGAACAGGGCATCGGTGTCTTTACTGTGGATGGGAAAATGGTGGATATCGCCTTTTACGACGGAGCCGTGCGGACGCTGAATCTGGCCCGCGCTGCCGGGCTGTCCGTGAATCTCTGA
- a CDS encoding amidohydrolase, with translation MAEYKLSEVKKAVEGHFQKAAELSCYLREHPELPDQEFESSRRMVEVLKDAGFEVTYPYAGYETAFHALFDNGDGPEVAILTEYDALPEIGHGCGHNLHGSLSVLTGLALKDLKDCYKGKVHVIGTPAEEENGAKIGMAAQGVFDNMSLAMMMHSWSGGKCRADMDALSLRCYFVEFYGQAAHAVAAPWEGKSALAAARKFMDLIDARRECFTPDVHVNSIVVEGGKAPNIIPDYVKLRMEFRTATMKSMGAVDEMVKKCADGAAMALDCTVKFTTVFEFADMVRNMTLEEEVIDQFESFGMPTTGVEAASGSSDVGNVSYHCPAIQPLLAITDEDYALHTEAFRDATALPQAEKAMENGACILSLMALKIFNDEAFRNKVYAEFQEQVEKRK, from the coding sequence ATGGCAGAATACAAACTGTCGGAAGTAAAGAAAGCGGTGGAGGGACACTTTCAGAAGGCGGCTGAACTGAGCTGCTACCTGAGGGAACATCCGGAACTGCCGGATCAGGAGTTTGAATCCAGCCGAAGGATGGTGGAAGTGCTGAAGGACGCGGGATTTGAGGTTACATACCCTTATGCCGGATACGAGACGGCATTCCATGCCCTGTTTGACAATGGGGACGGACCGGAGGTGGCGATTCTGACGGAGTATGACGCGCTTCCTGAGATTGGGCATGGATGCGGTCACAATCTTCACGGCTCGCTTTCGGTGCTGACGGGACTTGCGTTAAAAGATCTGAAGGACTGCTATAAAGGAAAGGTCCATGTAATCGGAACTCCCGCAGAGGAGGAGAACGGCGCAAAGATAGGCATGGCAGCCCAGGGCGTGTTTGATAATATGTCCCTGGCCATGATGATGCACAGCTGGTCCGGAGGAAAGTGCCGGGCGGATATGGATGCTCTCAGCCTGCGCTGCTACTTTGTGGAATTCTACGGGCAGGCGGCCCACGCGGTAGCCGCTCCCTGGGAAGGAAAGAGCGCCCTGGCGGCGGCCAGGAAATTCATGGATTTGATCGATGCAAGGCGTGAATGTTTCACACCGGATGTCCACGTCAACAGTATCGTAGTGGAAGGAGGAAAAGCACCCAATATCATACCGGATTATGTGAAACTCAGAATGGAATTCAGGACGGCTACGATGAAATCCATGGGAGCGGTGGATGAGATGGTAAAGAAATGTGCGGACGGAGCGGCGATGGCCCTCGACTGCACGGTGAAATTCACGACGGTGTTCGAATTTGCGGATATGGTCCGCAACATGACACTGGAGGAGGAAGTAATTGACCAGTTTGAGTCCTTTGGCATGCCTACAACGGGGGTAGAGGCAGCCAGCGGTTCTTCTGATGTGGGAAATGTAAGCTATCATTGTCCGGCGATCCAGCCGCTGCTTGCAATCACGGATGAAGACTATGCATTGCACACCGAGGCGTTCAGGGATGCAACAGCCCTGCCGCAGGCGGAGAAGGCAATGGAAAACGGGGCCTGTATCCTGTCCCTGATGGCTCTTAAGATATTTAATGATGAAGCGTTCAGGAATAAGGTTTACGCGGAGTTTCAGGAGCAGGTGGAGAAGAGAAAGTAA
- a CDS encoding CvpA family protein → MKVKKVSSMITRIIISAVLMFLLFYSMLPAINLKDKNFIIYLISCIIIFLVVNFLTYVKDFIQNLSSGRGMEMTRDPVTGQVVFRKTPGENKGKVNMGKPLKYGFIAIAVLIALMLLASALGLKIFNAGRYRDLITITDGDFTSDVSELNMSQIPVVDKDTASRLGSKKLGEMTELVSQFEILNNYTQINYKGTPYRVTPLSYADPVKWLYNMRTGLPAYIAVDMVNQDTNLVWLESGMKYSTSEYFFRNIYRYIRFKYPTKMFETVSFEIDDEGTPYWVAPTIAYRIGWWDGKDIDGAVLVNAETGESAYYDKADVPQWIDQLYDSNLIIEQLDDNGRFQNGYINSIFGQRNVRRTTYGYNYLAIDDDVYLYTGMSSVTSDESNIGFVLVNLRTKDTQFYAVPGATELSAMESAKGQVQHLNYTATFPLLLNISDRPTYFISLKDAAGLVKMYAFVDVEQYQIVGTGQTIDEAKRNYRNALNLEDVEIPEVKEGTEISGTIDAIESAVVGGNTCYYFTLKGSTQVYTAEITVSEKLPFMKADERVKFNYTDEGNVRDVIEFIFN, encoded by the coding sequence ATGAAAGTTAAGAAAGTTTCATCGATGATCACCAGAATCATCATTTCTGCAGTACTTATGTTTCTATTGTTTTATTCGATGCTGCCGGCCATCAATTTAAAGGATAAGAATTTTATCATTTATCTGATTTCCTGCATCATCATTTTCCTGGTCGTTAACTTCCTCACCTATGTCAAAGATTTTATCCAGAATCTCAGCAGCGGGCGCGGAATGGAGATGACAAGAGATCCGGTGACGGGCCAGGTCGTCTTCCGCAAGACCCCGGGTGAGAATAAAGGCAAGGTAAATATGGGCAAACCGTTGAAGTACGGTTTCATCGCCATTGCAGTCCTGATCGCACTGATGCTCCTGGCCTCGGCGCTGGGACTCAAGATATTTAATGCCGGACGCTACCGTGACCTGATTACCATCACCGACGGTGACTTCACCTCCGACGTATCCGAACTTAACATGTCACAGATTCCGGTCGTTGACAAGGATACTGCATCCAGGCTGGGAAGCAAGAAGCTGGGCGAGATGACGGAGCTTGTCTCCCAGTTTGAAATTCTTAATAATTACACCCAGATTAACTACAAGGGCACGCCTTACCGCGTTACGCCGCTGTCCTACGCCGACCCGGTCAAATGGCTCTATAATATGAGAACCGGTCTTCCGGCCTATATCGCCGTAGATATGGTAAACCAGGACACCAATCTTGTATGGCTCGAATCGGGTATGAAATACTCAACCAGTGAATATTTCTTCCGCAACATTTACCGCTATATCCGTTTTAAATATCCTACAAAGATGTTTGAAACCGTCTCTTTTGAGATCGACGATGAGGGTACGCCTTACTGGGTTGCCCCGACTATCGCCTACCGGATCGGCTGGTGGGACGGCAAGGATATCGACGGCGCCGTGCTTGTAAACGCGGAGACGGGAGAATCGGCTTACTATGACAAGGCCGATGTTCCTCAGTGGATCGACCAGCTTTACGATTCCAACCTGATCATCGAGCAGTTGGACGACAATGGAAGGTTCCAGAACGGTTATATCAACTCCATCTTCGGCCAGCGAAACGTGCGAAGAACCACCTACGGATACAATTACCTGGCAATCGACGATGACGTTTATCTTTATACGGGTATGAGTTCCGTTACCTCCGATGAATCCAATATCGGTTTCGTGCTGGTTAACTTAAGGACAAAAGACACGCAGTTCTACGCGGTTCCCGGAGCCACCGAACTGTCTGCAATGGAGTCTGCCAAAGGCCAGGTACAGCACTTGAACTATACCGCAACCTTCCCGCTGCTCCTGAACATTTCCGACAGGCCGACCTACTTTATCTCCCTGAAGGATGCCGCCGGGCTTGTTAAGATGTACGCATTCGTCGACGTGGAGCAGTACCAGATTGTAGGAACAGGCCAGACGATTGACGAGGCAAAGAGAAATTACCGCAACGCCCTGAACCTGGAAGATGTGGAAATTCCGGAGGTTAAGGAAGGAACAGAGATTTCCGGTACCATCGACGCCATCGAGAGCGCCGTAGTGGGTGGGAATACCTGCTACTACTTCACCCTGAAGGGAAGCACGCAGGTTTATACGGCGGAGATTACCGTATCGGAGAAACTTCCATTTATGAAGGCCGATGAGCGGGTAAAATTCAATTATACGGATGAGGGGAATGTGCGGGATGTCATAGAGTTTATATTTAATTGA
- a CDS encoding nucleoid-associated protein — protein sequence MKSDDIIMKAAIIHILDSSVGIPVLSDQAMEIGPDFSDFLKAHIEKITESDDIKQCRFSDSSPLKELIENCTPENFVATSKQLAENLYDIMNSNIDIPAADIAILVFSCAGDDYLAFLKMNYKTSYTHATREADGGNRNEIILQRALLPAQGQKLSEAFVVNLSDGSILLTEKKYEVNGEKRFYFSELFLECHAPLSQKSKLDIVTRAVEQVNKKYYGDEAPERRMEIKNVLCTELEEQGEIKVATIKEKIFPDSPDMQVELDEKLDKYNMSYETVQPRSEQTIKKFQKQHLTTDTGIEISIPMEEYRNPDHVEFITNEDGTISVLIKNIGQLTSR from the coding sequence ATGAAAAGTGACGATATAATCATGAAAGCAGCCATCATCCACATCCTGGATTCATCGGTCGGCATTCCGGTGCTCTCCGATCAGGCCATGGAGATTGGCCCGGATTTTTCCGACTTTTTAAAGGCACATATTGAGAAGATTACCGAGAGCGACGATATTAAGCAGTGCCGCTTTTCCGACAGCTCCCCTTTAAAGGAACTGATTGAGAACTGCACGCCTGAGAACTTTGTGGCGACCAGCAAGCAACTTGCCGAAAATCTCTATGATATCATGAACTCCAACATCGACATTCCAGCCGCCGATATTGCCATCCTGGTATTCAGCTGTGCAGGTGACGACTATCTGGCATTTTTGAAGATGAATTATAAAACATCCTACACCCATGCCACCAGGGAAGCCGACGGCGGTAACCGCAATGAGATTATTCTTCAGCGCGCCCTGCTCCCCGCCCAGGGACAGAAGCTCTCCGAGGCCTTTGTCGTTAATCTGTCGGACGGCAGCATTCTCCTGACTGAGAAAAAATATGAAGTCAACGGGGAAAAACGGTTCTATTTCTCCGAACTGTTCCTGGAGTGCCACGCTCCCCTCTCCCAGAAATCCAAACTGGATATTGTAACAAGAGCAGTGGAACAGGTGAACAAGAAATATTACGGTGATGAAGCGCCCGAGCGCAGAATGGAAATTAAAAATGTTCTCTGTACCGAGCTGGAGGAGCAGGGGGAGATCAAGGTCGCCACAATTAAGGAAAAGATTTTTCCGGACAGCCCCGATATGCAGGTGGAGCTGGATGAGAAGCTGGACAAGTATAATATGTCCTATGAAACCGTCCAGCCAAGGAGTGAACAGACCATCAAAAAGTTCCAGAAACAGCACCTGACCACCGACACGGGTATCGAAATCTCGATACCGATGGAAGAATACAGAAATCCGGATCACGTGGAATTTATTACAAATGAAGATGGAACCATATCCGTGCTGATTAAAAATATCGGACAGCTTACAAG